The following nucleotide sequence is from Leopardus geoffroyi isolate Oge1 chromosome A1, O.geoffroyi_Oge1_pat1.0, whole genome shotgun sequence.
TTATACAATATAATAGACAAGTCCATGAGGTCAGAGAAGGTATTTGTATTTCCAACACTTAGTACAATATTTGACGTATAACAtgaaataagtgtttgttgaacaaataCAGTTGGCTTTGTTCTTGCCAACATCCTTTCCTACAGTGCCTGTCACCATTTCCACATTTATAACTTCACAGGAGAATACaagtaatcattttatttataaaccatCCCATGTGTAATCTGTGgtatgtttttgtgtgtgcgtgtaaaTAAAATGAGTGTGATACGTTTTGTAGCATCGTCAGCAAACTAGGTTTAAGTACAACACATGGTGGCGCTGTAAGCTAAGGCTGGGAATACCAGACAGGCGGATGGTTACTGTTCCTGCAGTCATACGCAGATCTAAGAGAAGAGAATTAACCTTGCGGCAGGGATCGACTTGCAGAGCAGTTTGCCTAAAGACCCAATAAGTACCCAGATTCTAAAGGTTTTTGGCGTTGGAGAAATGGAGGCTGAAGAGGAGCGTTTTCCTAAACTAAGGCAAgttcttcttctctttgttttgctGGCTCACACTTGCGCGGAGCGGGAAGATTATTTTATTACAGAAGAAACAGAGAGTGGTTCTTTTGTGGCCAATCTAGCAAAGGATATAGGGCTAGGGGCAAGAGAGCTCTCTCGGCGGAGGGCTCGGATCATTTTTAACAATGACAAAAAGCATTTTCAGCTGAACCTTCAGACTGGAGATTTACAAGTAAATGAGAAACTGGATCGGGAAGAATTGTGTGGTCCCACTGAACCTTGTGTACTGCAATTTCAAGTGTTACTGGAAGAACCTTTGGAGGTATATAGGTATAAGCTTTTGGTCACTGACATAAATGACAATTCCCCTGTGTTCCCAGAGgcagaaatgattttaaaaatcatggaaaataCTCTTCCAGGGGCTGTGTTTCCCCTGAAAAATGCGCAAGATTTGGATGTAGGTGTCAATAATGTTCAAAACTACACCATTTATCCCAACTCCCATTTCCACGTGCTCACCCGCAACAGCGGTGAAGGCAGAAAATACCCGGAACTGGTTCTGGACAAAGCCCTAGATCGAGAACAGCAGCCCGAGTTTAGATTAACTCTCATGGCAGTAGATGGTGGAACTCCTCCCAAAACTGGGACTACCCTGGTACTCATTGATGTTTTGGACATCAATGACAATGCTCCTGAGTTTGTGCAGCCACTCTATCGTGTGCAGATCCTGGAAAACAGTCCCCTGGGATCTGTTATTGTCACTGTTTCAGCTAGAGATTTAGACACAGGAATAAACGGTGAAGTAGTCTATTCATTTTTCTATGGCGATGAAGAGATTACTAGGACATTTGCACTTAATGAACTCacaggagaaattaaaataattaggaaattagattttgaaaaaattaagtcATATGAGCTAGATATTAAGGCTTCTGATGGGGCAGGTCTTTCGGGAAAATGCACTGTCATAATAGAGGTGGTGGATATAAATGACAACACCCCAGAAATGACGGTGGCTTCCCTTATAAATTCCATCCCTGAAAATTCCCCTGAGACGACGATAGCCCTTTTCAGTATTCAAGACCCAGACTCTGGGGAAAATGGGAGGATGGTTTGTTCCATCCAGGAAGATATTCCGTTCACTCTGAAACATTCTGTTGAAAATTTCTACAAGTTAGTAACAGAAGGAGTGCTAGACAGAGAGACAAGATCTGAGTACAACATCACCATCACCGTCACCGACTTGGGGACCCCCAGGCTGAAAACGCAGCACAACATCACCGTGACGGTCTCCGACGTCAACGACAACGCCCCGGCCTTCAGCCAAACCACCTACACCCTGCGCGTCCGCGAGAACAACAGCCCCGCCCTGCACATCGGCAGCGTGAGCGCCACGGACAGGGACTCGGGCGCCAACGCCCAGGTCACCTACTCGCTGCTGCCGCCCGCGGACCCGCAGctgcccctggcctccctggtGTCCATCAACGCGGACAACGGGCAGCTGTTCGCGCTCAGGTCCCTGGATTACGAGGCGCTGCAGGCGTTCGAGTTCGGCGTGCGCGCGGCCGACCGCGGCTCGCCCGCGCTCAGCAGCCAGGCGCGGGTGCGCGTGCTGGTGCTGGACGACAACGACAACGCGCCCTTCGTGCTGTACCCGCCGCAGAACGGCTCTGCGCCCTGCACCGAGCTGGTGCCCAGGGCGGCCGAGGCGGGCTACCTGGTGACCAAGGTGGTGGCGGTGGACGGCGACTCGGGCCAGAACGCCTGGCTGTCGTACCAGCTGCTCAAGGCCACGGAGCCCGGGCTGTTCGGCGTGTGGGCGCACAACGGCGAGGTGCGCACGGCCCGGCTGCTGAGCGAGCGCGACGCCGTCAAGCACAGGCTGGTGGTGCTGGTCAGGGACAATGGCGAGCCGCCGCGCTCGGCCAGCGTCACGCTGCACGTGCTGCTGGTGGACGGCTTCTCGCAGCCCTACCTGCCGCTCCCGGAGGTGGCGGCGGCCGAGGCGCGGGCAGACCCGCTCACCGTCTACTTGGTCGTCGCCTTGGCGTCCGTGTCGTCGCTCTTCCTGTTCTCGGTGCTGGTGTTCGTGGCGGTGCGGCTGTGCAGGCGGAGCCGGGCGGCGTCTGCGGGTCGCTGCTCGGGGCCCGAGGGCCACTTTCCGGGCCACCTGGTGGACGTCAGCGGCGCGGGGACGCTGTCCCAGAGCTACCAGTACGAGGTGTGTCAGGAGAGGATCTGGGACCAAGGaatttaagtttttgaaatctGTTGTCTCCATTGCTCAACAGAAGTCTGTGAATGATGTGGAggaaaacacacattttgtaaattttggaTTCAATTAGGAATTTGGATGAAGGTTAGTTCTTTCTAAATATGATAGGTCTCCATTACTGCTTTGGTCCATATAGAATGTCTTTCTTGGGTGTTTTGCTGAATCCACATTCCTATTAAAGGGATTAGAAATATTCTTTAAGCATATCCtcatatttactgtttttttaatttctattttgatggaaacaaagaaatttcaaatttattgcaTTACTGAAAAATCATGAACATGTGTTTCCGTTTATCAACTTTTCATTATCGAGCACTGTTGATTTGAAGATGATTCCAGCTCCATCCTCTATTTGGTTGTTATATGGAAGCTCTAAATTTTTGAGGTTGTGGTTACTTAGGAGGTATCATTCATTAACATAATGAAGCCTATGTTTAATCTGATATTAAGCTTAcctatcttaaatttttaaatggaaaaaagttctgcaaaaaatgcatatttttgtttCACGGTAGTATTAAATAGAAAGGCTAAAATTTCTCCCATATTTAAGGGCTTTTCTTCTATAACAACCttcaatatatcatatatatgagtATTATTAAAAGATTATTAGATTATTTCAAGATACTTAAATGATAGATCCTTTTTGTCTAGCCCACCCCATCATGTTCGGTAAACTTCTCTCTTCAGTTGAAGTGTACTGTTGCAGCTAcatttatttcactcatttccCCTTGTGACTTCAGACAATCAGACCAGATGGTAGATATTGCTAATCCAAGCTGAGCAAATCTgactcttttgtttaaaaaatggctttAGAAATCAGATCTAAAATAGTTTTTCTgttgggcagctgggtggctcagagcccCTCATCAGTCTCTGTggtgacagcctggagcctggatcctgcttcggattctgtgtctcctctctctgaccctcccccactcatgctctgtctctgtgtctctctcaagaat
It contains:
- the LOC123605032 gene encoding LOW QUALITY PROTEIN: protocadherin beta-15-like (The sequence of the model RefSeq protein was modified relative to this genomic sequence to represent the inferred CDS: inserted 2 bases in 1 codon), which codes for MEAEEERFPKLRQVLLLFVLLAHTCAEREDYFITEETESGSFVANLAKDIGLGARELSRRRARIIFNNDKKHFQLNLQTGDLQVNEKLDREELCGPTEPCVLQFQVLLEEPLEVYRYKLLVTDINDNSPVFPEAEMILKIMENTLPGAVFPLKNAQDLDVGVNNVQNYTIYPNSHFHVLTRNSGEGRKYPELVLDKALDREQQPEFRLTLMAVDGGTPPKTGTTLVLIDVLDINDNAPEFVQPLYRVQILENSPLGSVIVTVSARDLDTGINGEVVYSFFYGDEEITRTFALNELTGEIKIIRKLDFEKIKSYELDIKASDGAGLSGKCTVIIEVVDINDNTPEMTVASLINSIPENSPETTIALFSIQDPDSGENGRMVCSIQEDIPFTLKHSVENFYKLVTEGVLDRETRSEYNITITVTDLGTPRLKTQHNITVTVSDVNDNAPAFSQTTYTLRVRENNSPALHIGSVSATDRDSGANAQVTYSLLPPADPQLPLASLVSINADNGQLFALRSLDYEALQAFEFGVRAADRGSPALSSQARVRVLVLDDNDNAPFVLYPPQNGSAPCTELVPRAAEAGYLVTKVVAVDGDSGQNAWLSYQLLKATEPGLFGVWAHNGEVRTARLLSERDAVKHRLVVLVRDNGEPPRSASVTLHVLLVDGFSQPYLPLPEVAAAEARADPLTVYLVVALASVSSLFLFSVLVFVAVRLCRRSRAASAGRCSGPEGHFPGHLVDVSGAGTLSQSYQYEVCXRRGSGTKEFKFLKSVVSIAQQKSVNDVEENTHFVNFGFN